The genomic region TCAATTAATTCGGCAAGGTGCTAAGCTGGTTGATAGTGTCGAACATATCTGGGAAGAGCTAAAACATAGCTTAAATACTTACTCTGCTGTTAGAGAGCTGAGCATAGCTGTAGCTGGTCAAGAACCAGAAGAGCAGCCAGTTATTCAGTCATTAGAGCTGGAAGACCCTAATCAACAGCAGGTTTTAGATGCTATTGGTGATGAAACCACTTCTATGGATATGATTATGGCGCGTACAGGGCTAGCTGCCAATGATGTCAATAACCTGGTGCTAGAACTGGAAATGCAGGGTTTTATTGCTGCTGTGCCAGGTGGAGTGGTACGAAACCCTACTCAGTAATTTTAAACGCTGGTGAGTTTTTATAAAATGCCCACCAGAAAAATATAAAATGAGATTACTAATAAAACCTAACCAACTGGTTAGTCTTGCATCCCTGATTGGAGTGGGGTAATTTGCGTTTTTTTCGCTGACTAGCTAATGAGGTGCTAATTATGGCTAAGCCTTTTGTGGCCATTTTAATGGGGTCTGATTCAGACTTTCCAAAAGTTGAAGCAGCAATTGGAGTTTTGAAAAAACTATCAATTCCTTATGAAGTGCGAGTCCACTCAGCTCATCGTACTCCAGATGCAACTCATCAATATGTTACAGGTGCTGATCAGCGTGGCTGTGCTGCTTTTATCGCTTGTGCAGGTATGGCTGCCCACTTAGCAGGTGTAGTTGCCTCTTTAACTGTTAAGCCAGTTATTGGTGTGCCAATTGATGCAGGCCCACTAGATGGCTTAGATGCATTGATGTCTACAGTACAAATGCCAGGTGGTATTCCGGTTGCGACAGTAGCAATTGGTAAAGCGGGTGCTAAAAATGCTGGCTACCTTGCTGCACAAATTATTGCCGTATCTGACGTTGATTTAGCTGAGCGCTTAAAAGCTGATCGTGCAGAAA from Spartinivicinus poritis harbors:
- the purE gene encoding 5-(carboxyamino)imidazole ribonucleotide mutase; this encodes MAKPFVAILMGSDSDFPKVEAAIGVLKKLSIPYEVRVHSAHRTPDATHQYVTGADQRGCAAFIACAGMAAHLAGVVASLTVKPVIGVPIDAGPLDGLDALMSTVQMPGGIPVATVAIGKAGAKNAGYLAAQIIAVSDVDLAERLKADRAENAKEVLAKNEALQKQLNG